From a single Ensifer adhaerens genomic region:
- a CDS encoding rhamnose transport system permease protein — MSQILKLREFWLAVLIAALVFATDMRAPGFATPERLSGIVEDSSILIILALGQMVVILTRSIDLSVASNLALSGMIVALINKAAPGIPVPALMLIAAACGLLLGALNGLFIWRLGIPAIVVTLGSLTIYRGVIFLIAGGQWVNADAFSPSFVAFTRIEFLGLSLLVWYAVAIVIAFLILMSRTSLGRSFYAVGVNPTAAVYAGIDVGRTTFYAFCLSGLLSGFCGYLWVSRYVIGSVEVARGYELTVVAACVIGGISISGGVGTVAGAVLGALFLGVINGALPVINISPFWQMAISGAAIILAVVLNGRGAKRGQRLILKNAEVAA, encoded by the coding sequence ATGAGCCAGATCCTCAAATTGCGCGAATTCTGGCTGGCGGTGCTGATCGCGGCCCTCGTCTTTGCCACCGATATGCGTGCCCCAGGCTTTGCAACCCCTGAGCGCCTTTCCGGCATCGTGGAGGATTCCTCGATCCTCATAATCCTCGCGCTCGGCCAGATGGTGGTGATCCTCACGCGGTCCATCGATCTTTCCGTCGCGTCCAACCTTGCGCTTTCGGGCATGATTGTGGCGTTGATCAACAAGGCTGCACCGGGCATCCCTGTACCCGCCCTGATGCTGATCGCGGCCGCTTGCGGTCTTCTCCTCGGAGCGCTCAACGGGCTCTTCATCTGGCGGCTCGGCATTCCGGCAATTGTCGTGACGCTCGGTTCACTCACCATCTATCGCGGCGTTATCTTCCTGATCGCCGGCGGGCAATGGGTGAATGCGGATGCGTTTTCGCCCTCCTTTGTCGCCTTCACCCGCATTGAATTCCTGGGGTTATCGCTTCTCGTCTGGTATGCGGTGGCCATCGTCATCGCTTTCCTCATCCTCATGTCGCGCACCTCGCTCGGCCGCTCCTTCTATGCGGTCGGCGTCAACCCGACGGCGGCCGTCTATGCCGGAATCGACGTCGGGCGGACGACTTTCTACGCCTTTTGCCTGTCCGGCCTGCTCTCCGGCTTCTGCGGCTATCTCTGGGTGTCGCGCTATGTCATCGGCTCGGTGGAAGTGGCGCGCGGCTATGAACTAACCGTGGTGGCTGCCTGCGTCATCGGTGGCATCTCCATCTCCGGCGGCGTCGGCACGGTGGCGGGCGCAGTGCTGGGCGCGCTCTTCCTTGGCGTCATCAACGGCGCGCTGCCGGTCATCAACATCTCGCCCTTCTGGCAGATGGCGATCTCCGGCGCGGCCATCATCCTCGCCGTGGTGCTCAACGGGCGTGGCGCCAAGCGCGGGCAGCGCCTCATTCTCAAAAATGCGGAGGTCGCGGCATGA
- a CDS encoding L-rhamnose mutarotase — protein sequence MSHANLEKHAFKMFLNPGMKQEYQRRHDEIWPELVDLLHEAGVSDYSIFLDEETNVLYGVLWRRRDHTMAALPQTAVVQRWWAHMADIMATNERNEPIAIDLTPVFHME from the coding sequence ATGAGCCACGCCAATCTCGAGAAGCACGCCTTCAAGATGTTCCTCAACCCCGGCATGAAGCAAGAGTACCAGCGCCGGCATGACGAGATCTGGCCAGAACTGGTCGATCTGCTGCACGAGGCCGGCGTCTCAGACTATTCCATCTTCCTCGATGAGGAAACGAATGTGCTCTACGGCGTGCTCTGGCGGCGCCGGGATCATACGATGGCCGCGCTGCCGCAAACGGCGGTGGTGCAGAGATGGTGGGCGCATATGGCTGACATCATGGCGACGAACGAGAGGAACGAGCCCATCGCCATAGACCTCACCCCCGTCTTTCACATGGAATGA
- a CDS encoding rhamnose transport system permease protein: MSIPSTEPRRIPDRLGTPLRAAIFSWPSLLLVVGVVLFIVNTFASPYFLSPWSLSDATFNFTEKVLIALAMALLIIAGEIDLSVASIIALASTMMGLALQYGAGTPELVLIGVVTGLVCGAFNGFLVTGLGLPSIVVTIGTMSFFRGISYIVLGDQAFKGYPASFAYFGQGYVFWVFSFEFVLFIVCSLIYYVLLHRTNFGRQVFAIGNNDVAARFSGIRVERVKFILFLLTGLMSGIASVLLTSRLDSTRPSIAVGWELEAVTMVVLGGVSILGGAGTIQGVVIAALIMGLVTFGLGLLNVPGIVMSIFIGALLIFVIALPILFRKFRNRRR, from the coding sequence ATGAGCATCCCATCCACCGAACCCCGTCGCATCCCTGACCGACTCGGTACGCCGTTGAGGGCCGCCATCTTTTCTTGGCCGAGTCTGCTGCTCGTCGTCGGCGTGGTGCTCTTCATCGTCAATACGTTCGCCTCGCCTTACTTTCTCTCGCCCTGGTCGCTGTCGGATGCGACCTTCAACTTCACCGAAAAGGTGCTGATCGCGCTCGCCATGGCGCTCCTCATCATCGCCGGCGAGATCGATCTCTCGGTCGCCTCGATCATTGCGCTCGCCTCGACCATGATGGGACTCGCGCTGCAATATGGGGCGGGAACGCCGGAACTGGTGCTGATCGGGGTGGTGACCGGTCTCGTCTGCGGCGCCTTCAACGGCTTCCTCGTCACCGGCCTTGGGCTTCCCTCCATCGTCGTCACAATCGGCACGATGAGTTTCTTTCGCGGTATTTCCTATATCGTGCTCGGGGATCAGGCCTTCAAAGGTTATCCGGCAAGCTTTGCCTATTTCGGGCAGGGCTATGTCTTCTGGGTCTTCTCTTTCGAGTTCGTGCTCTTCATCGTTTGTTCGCTCATTTATTACGTGCTGCTGCACCGCACGAATTTTGGCCGGCAGGTCTTCGCCATCGGCAATAATGATGTCGCGGCACGCTTTTCCGGCATCCGGGTTGAGCGGGTGAAGTTCATCCTCTTCCTGCTGACAGGTCTGATGTCCGGTATTGCCTCGGTTCTGCTCACTTCGCGGCTCGATTCCACCCGGCCTTCGATCGCCGTCGGCTGGGAGTTGGAGGCGGTCACCATGGTCGTGCTGGGCGGCGTTTCCATTCTCGGCGGCGCGGGCACCATCCAGGGCGTCGTGATCGCCGCCCTCATCATGGGCCTCGTCACCTTCGGGCTCGGGCTCCTGAACGTGCCGGGCATCGTCATGTCGATCTTCATCGGCGCGCTGCTGATCTTCGTCATCGCGCTACCGATCCTCTTCCGCAAGTTCAGGAACCGCCGCCGATGA
- a CDS encoding rhamnose ABC transporter ATP-binding protein gives MTSPKEPRIELSGISKSFPGVRALHKVALRLYPGEVTALIGENGAGKSTLVKTMTGIYQPDEGEIRVSGKPVTLASPHVAFQAGITAIHQETVLFDELSVAENIFLGHAPRTALKLIDWRGMNARAKALLAEIGAAHIAPETKLKDLSIANKHLVAVARALSVNAEVVIMDEPTAALSYKEIQDLFELIELLKSQGKAILFISHKFDEIYRIADRYTVFRDGEMVGEGLLKDTSQQEIVRMMVGRAVDQVFPKKQVTPGPEVLKVVGYCHPTEFDDIGFSLREGEILGFYGLVGAGRSEVMQALFGITKPSKGAVRIDGEVAVIRSPAEAVDRGIVYVPEDRGKQGAVTGMPIFQNVTLASLNKTSKHGFLRLAEEFKLAREFTERLDLRAASLDQHVGNLSGGNQQKVVIAKWLATKPRVIILDEPTKGIDIGSKAAVHEFMSELAAQGLAVIMVSSELPEIMGMSDRIVVMREGRIVTEYENNAGLKAEALVRAAAGIGEAA, from the coding sequence ATGACGAGCCCAAAAGAACCCAGAATAGAGCTGTCGGGCATCTCCAAGTCCTTTCCCGGCGTGCGCGCACTGCACAAGGTGGCGTTGCGACTTTATCCCGGCGAAGTGACGGCCCTGATCGGCGAAAACGGTGCGGGCAAGTCGACGCTCGTCAAGACGATGACCGGCATCTACCAACCGGACGAAGGCGAAATCCGTGTTTCCGGCAAGCCGGTGACGCTCGCCTCTCCGCATGTCGCCTTCCAGGCCGGCATCACCGCCATTCATCAGGAAACGGTGCTCTTCGACGAACTGTCGGTTGCCGAAAACATCTTTCTCGGCCACGCGCCGCGCACGGCGCTGAAGCTGATCGACTGGCGCGGGATGAATGCGCGCGCCAAGGCGCTGCTCGCCGAAATTGGTGCTGCCCATATCGCGCCGGAGACGAAGCTGAAGGACCTGTCGATTGCCAACAAGCATCTGGTCGCCGTCGCCCGCGCGCTGTCGGTCAATGCCGAAGTGGTCATCATGGACGAACCGACTGCGGCACTCTCCTACAAGGAAATTCAGGACCTGTTTGAGCTCATCGAGCTTCTGAAATCTCAGGGGAAAGCGATCCTCTTCATCTCGCACAAGTTCGACGAGATCTATCGTATCGCCGACCGCTACACCGTGTTCCGCGATGGCGAGATGGTGGGCGAGGGGCTGTTGAAGGACACGTCCCAGCAGGAGATTGTCCGCATGATGGTCGGCCGCGCGGTCGATCAGGTATTCCCGAAAAAGCAGGTCACGCCGGGACCGGAAGTGCTGAAGGTCGTCGGCTATTGCCACCCCACCGAGTTCGACGACATCGGCTTTTCGCTGCGTGAAGGCGAAATTCTCGGCTTTTACGGCCTCGTCGGGGCGGGCCGCAGTGAGGTCATGCAGGCGCTGTTCGGGATCACGAAGCCATCGAAGGGCGCGGTGCGCATCGATGGCGAAGTCGCGGTGATCCGCTCGCCGGCCGAGGCGGTGGATCGCGGCATCGTCTATGTGCCGGAAGATCGCGGCAAGCAGGGAGCGGTGACCGGCATGCCGATCTTCCAGAACGTCACGCTCGCCTCGCTGAACAAGACGTCGAAACACGGTTTCCTGCGGCTGGCGGAAGAGTTCAAGCTGGCGCGCGAATTCACCGAGCGGCTCGATCTGCGCGCCGCCTCGCTCGACCAGCATGTCGGCAATCTTTCCGGCGGCAACCAGCAGAAGGTCGTCATCGCCAAATGGCTGGCGACGAAGCCGCGCGTGATCATTCTCGACGAGCCGACGAAGGGCATCGATATCGGCTCGAAGGCCGCCGTGCATGAATTCATGTCGGAACTCGCAGCCCAGGGCCTCGCCGTCATCATGGTCTCGTCGGAGCTCCCCGAAATCATGGGCATGAGCGACCGCATCGTCGTCATGCGTGAAGGCCGCATCGTCACCGAATATGAAAACAATGCCGGCCTGAAGGCAGAAGCGCTTGTCCGGGCGGCGGCAGGAATTGGAGAGGCGGCATGA
- a CDS encoding L-rhamnose isomerase / sugar isomerase has protein sequence MTQIDKSVIDAQNDKASAALKADYAALGEHLSRRGIDIDAVKAKVARYGVAVPSWGVGTGGTRFARFPGAGEPRHIFDKLDDCAVIHRLTGATPSVSLHIPWDKADPAALKAKAEETGLTFDAMNSNTFQDQPDQPHSYKFGSLSHANAATRQQAAEHNIECIEIGKAIGSKALTVWIGDGSNFPGQTNFTRQFERYLEAMRTVYKALPDDWRIFTEHKMYEPAFYSTVVQDWGTNYMIAEALGPKAFCLVDLGHHAPNVNIEMIVARLIQAKKLGGFHFNDSKYGDDDLDTGSIDPYRLFLVFNELVDAETRGAAGFSPAHMLDQSHNITDPIESLMVSAMEVQRAYAAALLVDRKALEAFQEENDALMATNTLKKAFRTDVEPILAMARLEKGAAINPLAAYRTSGYRAKVATERPAASSAGGGIV, from the coding sequence ATGACTCAAATCGACAAAAGCGTCATCGACGCCCAGAACGACAAGGCATCCGCAGCCCTCAAGGCGGACTATGCAGCCCTCGGCGAACACCTTTCCCGCCGCGGCATCGATATCGATGCGGTGAAGGCGAAGGTCGCGCGCTACGGCGTCGCCGTTCCCTCCTGGGGCGTTGGCACCGGCGGCACGCGCTTTGCCCGTTTCCCCGGTGCCGGCGAACCGCGCCATATCTTCGACAAGCTGGACGATTGCGCCGTCATCCACCGCCTGACCGGGGCAACGCCCTCCGTCTCGCTCCATATCCCGTGGGACAAGGCCGATCCGGCCGCGCTGAAGGCCAAGGCGGAAGAAACCGGCCTCACCTTCGACGCGATGAACTCGAATACGTTCCAGGACCAGCCGGATCAGCCCCATTCTTACAAGTTCGGCTCGCTCTCGCATGCCAATGCCGCAACGCGCCAGCAGGCGGCCGAGCACAACATCGAATGCATCGAGATCGGCAAGGCGATCGGCTCGAAGGCACTGACGGTGTGGATCGGCGACGGCTCCAACTTCCCCGGCCAGACGAATTTCACCCGGCAGTTCGAGCGCTATCTCGAGGCGATGCGCACCGTCTACAAGGCGCTGCCGGATGACTGGCGCATCTTCACCGAGCACAAGATGTATGAGCCGGCCTTCTATTCGACCGTCGTGCAGGACTGGGGCACCAATTACATGATCGCCGAAGCGCTGGGCCCCAAGGCCTTCTGCCTCGTCGATCTCGGCCATCATGCGCCGAATGTGAATATCGAAATGATCGTCGCCCGCCTCATCCAGGCAAAGAAGCTCGGCGGCTTCCATTTCAATGACTCGAAATATGGCGACGATGATCTCGACACGGGTTCGATCGACCCCTATCGCCTTTTCCTCGTCTTCAACGAACTGGTGGATGCGGAAACGCGGGGTGCTGCGGGCTTCAGCCCAGCCCACATGCTCGACCAGTCGCACAACATCACCGATCCGATCGAAAGCCTGATGGTTTCGGCCATGGAAGTGCAACGCGCCTATGCCGCCGCCCTCCTCGTTGACCGCAAGGCGCTGGAAGCCTTCCAGGAAGAGAACGACGCGCTGATGGCGACGAACACGCTCAAAAAGGCGTTCCGCACCGATGTCGAGCCGATCCTCGCCATGGCGCGGCTGGAAAAGGGCGCGGCCATCAACCCCTTGGCAGCCTATCGCACCTCCGGCTATCGGGCCAAGGTTGCAACCGAGCGGCCAGCAGCCTCAAGCGCGGGGGGCGGGATCGTTTAA
- a CDS encoding rhamnose transport system substrate-binding protein has product MKLLHKLAISTAIAAALMAGPASAAEKIALVVKSLGNGFFDAAAKGAQDAAKELGGGIEVIYTGPTSATAEGQIEIINSLIAQKVDAIAISANDPDALVPALKKAMDRGIKVISWDSGVAKGGRMMHLNPSDTNLIGETIIKLAADHLPDGGEVAILSASSTATNQNAWIDAAKKILPEKFPKIKLDAVVYGDDDSVKSTNEAKGLISSYPNLKAIIAPTTVGVVAAAQVVTDQKLIGKINVTGLALPSEFKKFIDNGASQGVALWNPIDLGYSAVYISDQLIKGKKAEPGASFSLGKVGSIKLDDNNTAAMAAPYQFDKSNIEKFSKIY; this is encoded by the coding sequence ATGAAACTTTTGCATAAACTTGCCATCTCGACGGCGATTGCCGCTGCCCTGATGGCTGGACCGGCGTCTGCCGCCGAGAAAATTGCGCTCGTCGTCAAGTCGCTCGGCAACGGCTTCTTCGATGCGGCTGCCAAGGGCGCGCAGGATGCCGCCAAGGAACTCGGCGGCGGCATCGAGGTCATTTATACCGGCCCGACCTCGGCCACGGCCGAAGGCCAGATCGAAATCATCAACTCGCTGATCGCCCAGAAGGTCGATGCGATTGCGATTTCCGCCAACGACCCGGACGCTCTCGTTCCGGCCCTGAAGAAGGCCATGGACCGCGGCATCAAGGTCATTTCCTGGGATTCGGGCGTCGCCAAGGGCGGCCGCATGATGCATCTCAACCCGTCCGACACGAACCTGATCGGCGAAACGATCATCAAGCTCGCCGCCGACCACCTGCCGGATGGCGGCGAAGTGGCGATCCTGTCGGCCTCGTCCACGGCGACCAACCAGAACGCCTGGATCGACGCCGCCAAGAAGATCCTTCCGGAGAAGTTCCCGAAGATCAAGCTCGACGCCGTCGTCTATGGCGACGATGACTCGGTCAAGTCGACCAACGAAGCCAAGGGCCTGATCTCGTCCTATCCAAACCTCAAGGCAATCATCGCTCCGACCACGGTCGGCGTCGTGGCCGCTGCCCAGGTCGTGACCGACCAGAAGCTGATCGGCAAGATCAACGTCACCGGTCTGGCACTGCCGTCGGAGTTCAAGAAGTTCATCGACAACGGCGCGTCGCAGGGCGTGGCGCTGTGGAACCCGATCGATCTCGGCTACTCGGCCGTCTACATCTCCGACCAGCTGATCAAGGGCAAGAAGGCTGAGCCAGGCGCTTCCTTCTCGCTCGGCAAGGTCGGTTCGATCAAGCTTGACGACAACAACACGGCCGCCATGGCGGCACCGTATCAGTTCGACAAGTCGAACATCGAGAAGTTCTCGAAGATTTACTGA
- a CDS encoding rhamnulose-1-phosphate aldolase/alcohol dehydrogenase → MSTSEAGSRLKNLWDKARAAGMSEPELLLYRSNLLGSDKRVTNYGGGNTSAKVMQKDPLTGELVEVLWVKGSGGDVGTIKMDGFATLYMDKLRALKGIYRGVEFEDEMVGYLPHCTFNLNARAASIDTPLHAYVPRKHVDHMHPDAIIAIAASANSKELTQKIFGGEIGWLPWKRPGYELGLWLEKFCLENPTAKGVVLESHGLFTWDDDAEACYGLTIDIINRAIAWFETETAGKAIFGGEKHKPLAPAERRAVAASLMPAIRGMISKEAHMVGHFDDQDAVLQFVCAKDMEALAALGTSCPDHFLRTKIRPLVVDFDPAKPDIAATLESLKPSVEAYRKDYAAYYERCKHPDSPALRDPNAIVYLVPGVGMITFAKDKATARISGEFYTNAINVMRGASTVSTYVGLPEQEAFDIEYWLLEEAKLQRMPKPKSLAGRIAIVTGGAGGIGSATAARLLSEGACVVLADIDEAALAAAIDNLAGRYGKDVVRSVKMNVTDEAGVISAYADMAVEFGGVDIVVSNAGIASSAPVEETSLDLWNRNMSILSTGYFLVSREAFKVLRSQGIGGSVIFIASKNGLAASPNASAYCTAKASEIHLARCLALEGAEAGIRVNVVNPDAVLRGSKIWSGEWLDQRASTYKTDKVGLEEMYRQRSMLKRSVLPEDIAEATYFFASEASAKSTGNIINVDAGNVQAFTR, encoded by the coding sequence ATGTCGACATCGGAAGCCGGTTCGCGGCTGAAAAACCTGTGGGATAAGGCGCGCGCGGCAGGTATGAGCGAGCCCGAACTGCTCCTTTATCGCTCCAATCTGCTCGGTTCCGATAAGCGCGTCACCAATTACGGTGGCGGCAATACGTCGGCCAAGGTGATGCAGAAGGACCCGCTGACCGGCGAACTGGTCGAAGTTCTCTGGGTCAAGGGTTCGGGCGGCGATGTCGGCACGATCAAGATGGACGGCTTCGCCACGCTCTACATGGACAAGCTGCGGGCGCTGAAGGGCATCTATCGCGGCGTCGAATTCGAAGACGAGATGGTCGGCTATCTGCCGCACTGCACCTTCAACCTGAATGCCCGCGCCGCCTCCATCGACACGCCGCTGCACGCCTATGTGCCGAGGAAGCATGTCGACCATATGCATCCCGACGCAATCATCGCCATTGCAGCCTCGGCCAATTCCAAGGAGCTGACGCAGAAAATCTTCGGCGGCGAGATCGGCTGGCTGCCCTGGAAGCGTCCGGGCTACGAACTGGGCCTGTGGCTCGAAAAATTCTGCCTCGAAAACCCGACGGCCAAGGGCGTGGTTCTCGAAAGCCACGGCCTGTTCACCTGGGATGATGACGCGGAGGCCTGCTACGGCCTCACCATCGACATCATCAACCGGGCCATCGCCTGGTTCGAGACCGAGACGGCCGGCAAGGCGATCTTCGGCGGCGAGAAGCACAAGCCATTGGCTCCTGCCGAGCGCCGTGCGGTTGCCGCGAGCCTCATGCCTGCCATCCGCGGCATGATCTCGAAAGAGGCCCACATGGTCGGCCATTTCGACGATCAGGATGCCGTGCTGCAATTCGTCTGCGCCAAGGACATGGAGGCGCTCGCCGCGCTGGGCACCTCCTGCCCCGACCACTTCCTGCGCACCAAGATCCGCCCGCTAGTCGTCGATTTCGATCCGGCGAAGCCCGATATCGCCGCGACGCTGGAAAGCCTGAAGCCGAGCGTGGAGGCCTATCGCAAGGACTATGCGGCCTATTACGAGCGCTGCAAGCATCCCGACAGCCCGGCGCTGCGTGATCCCAACGCCATCGTCTATCTGGTGCCCGGCGTCGGCATGATCACCTTTGCCAAGGACAAGGCGACGGCGCGCATCTCCGGCGAGTTCTACACGAACGCCATCAACGTGATGCGCGGCGCATCGACTGTCTCGACCTATGTCGGCCTCCCCGAACAGGAAGCCTTCGACATCGAATACTGGCTGCTTGAGGAAGCCAAGCTTCAGCGCATGCCGAAGCCGAAGTCGTTGGCCGGCCGCATCGCCATCGTCACCGGGGGCGCCGGCGGCATCGGCTCGGCCACCGCCGCCCGGCTTCTCTCCGAAGGCGCCTGCGTGGTGCTGGCCGATATCGACGAGGCAGCGCTTGCCGCCGCCATCGACAATCTCGCCGGCCGCTACGGCAAGGATGTCGTCCGTTCGGTCAAGATGAACGTCACCGACGAAGCCGGTGTCATCTCGGCCTATGCCGACATGGCGGTCGAATTCGGCGGCGTCGACATCGTCGTCTCCAATGCCGGCATTGCGTCGTCCGCCCCGGTCGAGGAAACCTCGCTGGATCTGTGGAACCGCAACATGTCGATCCTTTCGACCGGCTATTTCCTCGTCTCGCGTGAGGCCTTCAAGGTTCTGCGCAGCCAGGGGATCGGCGGCTCGGTGATCTTCATTGCGTCGAAGAACGGCCTTGCCGCTTCGCCGAACGCGTCTGCCTATTGCACGGCAAAGGCCTCCGAAATCCACCTTGCCCGCTGCCTCGCGCTCGAAGGTGCGGAAGCCGGCATTCGCGTCAATGTCGTCAATCCCGACGCCGTCCTGCGCGGCTCGAAGATCTGGTCCGGCGAATGGCTCGACCAGCGCGCCTCGACCTACAAGACCGACAAGGTAGGTCTTGAGGAAATGTATCGCCAGCGCTCCATGCTGAAGCGTTCGGTGCTGCCCGAAGATATTGCGGAAGCGACCTATTTCTTCGCCTCCGAGGCCTCGGCCAAGTCCACGGGCAACATCATCAACGTCGACGCCGGCAACGTCCAGGCATTCACGCGATAA
- a CDS encoding dihydropyrimidinase, whose protein sequence is MSTLDLIIRNGTVATASDVFKADIGVSGGRIVQIGQSLEGAVRVIDATGKYVLPGGIDSHVHISQPSGEGIVMADNFESGTLSALFGGNTTIMPFCLPEKGQSLREALTTYHHLAEGNCYTDVSFHLIISDPSPSIIGQELPALVADGYRSLKVFMTYEGLRLNDAEILSVLDVARTTGATVMVHCENEDAIRYLIEKHELAGEVAPRAHASTRPVAVEREATHRALSLAEIAEVPIVIVHVSNGQTMEEIARARARGLKVFAETCPQYLTLTAKDLDGMDWEGAKMVCSPPPRDEAAQADCWRGIETGLFDLFSSDHCPFRYDDPKGKLNPKGRANFRHIPNGIPGVETRLPILFSKGVMTGLIDLPRFVALTSTNHAKTYGLYPQKGSLAIGSDADITIWDPGVKRTIRHSDMHDGSDYSPYEGMEITGWPTTVILGGKVMIEDEALMGKKGQGAYRPRS, encoded by the coding sequence ATGAGTACGCTTGATCTCATTATCAGGAACGGCACGGTGGCGACGGCCTCCGATGTCTTCAAGGCCGATATCGGCGTCAGCGGCGGCAGGATCGTCCAGATCGGCCAGAGCCTCGAAGGGGCGGTACGCGTCATCGATGCGACCGGGAAATACGTCCTGCCCGGCGGGATCGACAGCCATGTCCACATCTCGCAGCCATCGGGCGAGGGGATTGTGATGGCAGACAATTTCGAGAGCGGGACGCTGTCTGCTCTTTTCGGCGGCAACACAACGATCATGCCGTTCTGCCTTCCGGAAAAGGGGCAGTCCCTGCGAGAAGCCCTGACGACCTATCACCATCTTGCAGAGGGTAATTGTTACACCGATGTCAGTTTCCACTTGATCATCTCGGACCCTTCACCATCGATTATCGGTCAGGAACTGCCTGCGTTGGTTGCCGATGGATATCGATCGCTCAAGGTTTTCATGACCTATGAAGGCTTGCGGCTGAACGATGCTGAAATCCTGAGTGTCCTGGACGTTGCCCGCACCACCGGCGCAACAGTCATGGTCCATTGCGAGAACGAGGACGCCATCCGGTATCTGATCGAAAAGCACGAACTGGCCGGGGAGGTTGCGCCGCGTGCCCATGCATCGACACGACCTGTTGCTGTCGAGCGCGAAGCAACACATCGCGCCTTGTCGCTCGCCGAGATCGCCGAGGTGCCGATCGTGATCGTTCATGTCTCCAACGGGCAGACGATGGAGGAAATCGCGCGGGCGCGGGCGCGGGGACTGAAAGTGTTTGCCGAGACATGTCCTCAATATCTGACACTGACGGCTAAGGATCTCGATGGCATGGACTGGGAGGGCGCCAAGATGGTCTGCTCGCCGCCACCGCGCGACGAGGCCGCACAGGCCGATTGCTGGCGCGGGATTGAAACGGGCCTTTTTGACCTGTTTTCTTCGGATCATTGCCCCTTTCGGTATGACGACCCGAAAGGCAAATTGAACCCGAAGGGCCGGGCGAACTTCCGGCATATTCCAAACGGAATTCCCGGTGTCGAAACGCGATTGCCGATCCTGTTCTCCAAAGGCGTCATGACTGGCCTTATCGACCTGCCGCGCTTTGTCGCACTGACCTCCACCAATCACGCCAAAACCTACGGTCTCTATCCGCAGAAAGGCTCTCTCGCGATCGGCAGCGATGCCGACATCACGATCTGGGACCCCGGCGTGAAACGCACGATCCGCCATTCAGACATGCACGACGGATCGGATTACTCGCCTTATGAAGGCATGGAAATCACTGGCTGGCCCACCACCGTGATTCTCGGTGGCAAGGTCATGATCGAAGATGAAGCGCTGATGGGCAAAAAGGGGCAAGGGGCATACAGGCCTCGCTCTTGA
- a CDS encoding transcriptional regulator, DeoR family, whose product MHEKERHRIILSAVQEKPVVTVGEMVELTESSEATIRRDIATLHVQKKLRRVRGGAEAINPPAFPGLAGRPYSVNETINIAQKRAIALKAVELCADGDPIIINGGTTTFQMVHLLAARRMQIFTNSFPIAEHLLKNSKNTIMLSGGVLYREQNIILSPFENDVTRNFYAKRMFMGAQGLSKLGLMEADPLLIQAEQKLIGQADELVVLADSSKFKKRSSLVLCPLDRVTTIITDDGIRDEDRQMLEEAGVGLIVVDKIAKEQAPIVA is encoded by the coding sequence ATGCACGAGAAAGAGCGCCATCGCATCATTCTGTCAGCGGTCCAGGAAAAGCCTGTCGTGACTGTCGGCGAAATGGTTGAACTGACGGAATCGTCGGAAGCAACGATCCGCCGGGACATTGCGACGCTGCATGTGCAGAAGAAACTGCGCCGGGTGCGCGGCGGGGCCGAGGCGATCAACCCGCCGGCCTTCCCCGGCCTGGCCGGCCGGCCCTACTCCGTCAATGAAACGATCAATATCGCTCAGAAGCGAGCGATCGCGCTGAAAGCGGTCGAGCTTTGCGCCGATGGCGACCCGATCATCATCAATGGCGGCACGACGACCTTCCAGATGGTGCATCTGCTGGCCGCGCGGCGCATGCAGATCTTCACCAACTCGTTCCCGATCGCCGAACATCTGCTTAAGAATTCGAAGAACACGATCATGCTCTCGGGCGGCGTGCTCTATCGCGAGCAGAACATCATCTTGAGCCCCTTCGAGAACGACGTGACGCGGAATTTCTACGCCAAGCGCATGTTCATGGGTGCTCAAGGCTTGAGCAAGCTCGGTCTCATGGAGGCCGATCCGCTGCTGATCCAGGCCGAGCAGAAGCTGATCGGGCAGGCCGACGAACTCGTCGTGCTCGCCGACTCTTCGAAATTCAAGAAGCGTTCCAGTCTGGTGCTCTGCCCGCTGGACCGCGTGACGACAATCATCACGGATGACGGAATTCGCGACGAGGACCGACAGATGCTGGAGGAAGCGGGCGTCGGTCTGATCGTCGTGGATAAAATAGCCAAGGAACAGGCCCCGATCGTGGCGTGA